The proteins below come from a single Trachemys scripta elegans isolate TJP31775 chromosome 16, CAS_Tse_1.0, whole genome shotgun sequence genomic window:
- the LOC117889130 gene encoding cytochrome P450 4F22-like isoform X1 gives MLPLTDWVLELLSMERTPFRAYTVSALLLALLALLFRTLLQLGSSWHRYYVNCQRLRCFPEPPRRNWLLGHLGMFIPGEEGLSSVSQTVATLSQAFVTWMGPFLPVLSLVHPDYLKPITTASGRGWEPVTCSLAEQPDQSPGEGTRGDNLPGKLMGVSQQ, from the exons ATGCTGCCGCTCACAGACTGGGTGCTAGAGCTGCTGAGCATGGAACGGACCCCCTTCCGTGCCTACACCgtctctgccctgctccttgccctgctggccctgctcttccgcaccctcctgcagctggggagcTCCTGGCACCGCTACTATGTGAACTGCCAGCGGCTGCGCTGCTTCCCGGAGCCCCCGCGTCGCAACTGGCTGCTGGGGCACTTGGGGATG TTCATACCTGGTGAGGAGGGGCTGAGCTCGGTGTCCCAAACAGTGGCTACATTATCCCAGGCCTTTGTGACATGGATGGGGCCCTTCCTACCAGTCCTGTCCCTGGTGCACCCTGATTACCTCAAGCCGATCACAACAGCCTCAG ggcggggctgggagccagtcACCTGCAGCCTTGCAGAGCAGCCCGaccagagccctggggaaggCACCAGAGGGGACAATCTGCCTGGGAAGCTAATGGGCGTCTCCCAGCAATAG
- the LOC117889130 gene encoding cytochrome P450 4F22-like isoform X3: MLPLTDWVLELLSMERTPFRAYTVSALLLALLALLFRTLLQLGSSWHRYYVNCQRLRCFPEPPRRNWLLGHLGMFIPGEEGLSSVSQTVATLSQAFVTWMGPFLPVLSLVHPDYLKPITTASGSEHGGGDAVRR; the protein is encoded by the exons ATGCTGCCGCTCACAGACTGGGTGCTAGAGCTGCTGAGCATGGAACGGACCCCCTTCCGTGCCTACACCgtctctgccctgctccttgccctgctggccctgctcttccgcaccctcctgcagctggggagcTCCTGGCACCGCTACTATGTGAACTGCCAGCGGCTGCGCTGCTTCCCGGAGCCCCCGCGTCGCAACTGGCTGCTGGGGCACTTGGGGATG TTCATACCTGGTGAGGAGGGGCTGAGCTCGGTGTCCCAAACAGTGGCTACATTATCCCAGGCCTTTGTGACATGGATGGGGCCCTTCCTACCAGTCCTGTCCCTGGTGCACCCTGATTACCTCAAGCCGATCACAACAGCCTCAG GGTCAGAACACGGAGGAGGGGATGCAGTACGTAGATGA
- the LOC117889130 gene encoding cytochrome P450 4F22-like isoform X2 yields the protein MLPLTDWVLELLSMERTPFRAYTVSALLLALLALLFRTLLQLGSSWHRYYVNCQRLRCFPEPPRRNWLLGHLGMGQNTEEGMQYVDELIGRYSHSCLWWFGPWFPILRLFHPEVVKPVLLESGSEGGRSARSLCVCPSVHPTVLGLSKGWIPSRRLELS from the exons ATGCTGCCGCTCACAGACTGGGTGCTAGAGCTGCTGAGCATGGAACGGACCCCCTTCCGTGCCTACACCgtctctgccctgctccttgccctgctggccctgctcttccgcaccctcctgcagctggggagcTCCTGGCACCGCTACTATGTGAACTGCCAGCGGCTGCGCTGCTTCCCGGAGCCCCCGCGTCGCAACTGGCTGCTGGGGCACTTGGGGATG GGTCAGAACACGGAGGAGGGGATGCAGTACGTAGATGAGCTCATCGGGCGCTACAGCCACTCCTGCCTTTGGTGGTTTGGCCCCTGGTTTCCCATTCTGCGGCTCTTCCACCCAGAGGTCGTTAAACCCGTGCTGCTGGAGTCAGGTAGTGAGGGTGGCCGTAGCGCCAGGAGTTTGTGTGTCTGTCCGTCCGTCCATCCGACTGTTCTGGGGCTCAGCAAGGGTTGGATTCCCAGCAGGCGCCTGgagctatcatag